A single genomic interval of Mucilaginibacter robiniae harbors:
- a CDS encoding glucuronyl esterase domain-containing protein: MKKTLFLTFLAMSTQVIAQQMQPAAGHYPPPVTFTAEQDHDNMMKQLGIKALRPGPSGDEKAPNHANYDEALANPYPNLPDVLTLKNGKKVTTPAQWWNQRRPEILEDFEREVYGRIPKNVPSVNWRVKVTDREFVGFTPVIAKQLIGHVDNSAYPLIDVNINMTLVVPANAKAPVPILMMFAPSALPAPAQPPKEDLEKINDAVKELLVKAHPELKEIFDRYPAYNPIAAQTSGFNPFAPRPAGDPPTAQQLIADGWGYVLIDPSSIQADNGAGLTRGIIGLVNKGQPRRPDDWGALRAWSWGAARALDYLTVNEPMVDAKHVGIEGVSRYGKAALVTLAFEPRFALGLIGSSGEGGAKLHRRNWGEAVESLTGGEYYWMAGNFIKYGASEASFGSKTSNDLPVDAHELIALCAPRLTFISYGIPEQGDAKWLDHQGSYMAAVAAGPVFKLLGAKDLGVSNDYHTEKMPGVNIGLLNGELAWRQHDGGHTDAPNVKYFIKWADQMIGDNTTARTKR; encoded by the coding sequence ATGAAAAAGACCTTGTTTTTAACTTTCCTGGCCATGAGCACACAGGTGATAGCTCAGCAAATGCAACCTGCTGCCGGTCATTATCCACCACCAGTTACCTTTACAGCCGAGCAGGATCATGATAACATGATGAAGCAGTTAGGCATTAAAGCCTTAAGGCCAGGCCCGAGTGGGGATGAAAAAGCGCCTAACCATGCTAATTATGATGAAGCATTAGCTAATCCCTACCCCAATCTGCCGGATGTACTCACCTTGAAAAATGGCAAGAAAGTTACTACACCTGCCCAATGGTGGAACCAACGTCGACCTGAAATTCTGGAGGACTTTGAACGTGAAGTATATGGCCGTATTCCAAAGAATGTACCTTCAGTAAACTGGCGGGTAAAAGTAACTGATCGCGAGTTTGTAGGTTTTACACCGGTAATTGCCAAACAACTGATTGGTCATGTAGATAATTCAGCCTACCCGCTTATTGATGTCAACATCAACATGACTTTAGTAGTACCGGCTAATGCTAAAGCACCAGTACCCATACTCATGATGTTTGCCCCAAGTGCCTTACCAGCTCCGGCTCAACCACCTAAAGAAGATTTAGAAAAAATTAATGATGCGGTAAAAGAATTATTAGTCAAAGCACATCCGGAACTTAAAGAAATATTTGACCGCTATCCGGCCTACAATCCTATTGCGGCACAAACCAGCGGCTTTAACCCATTTGCTCCTCGTCCAGCTGGCGATCCACCTACTGCACAGCAACTCATTGCTGATGGTTGGGGTTATGTTCTGATTGATCCATCCAGCATTCAGGCTGATAATGGTGCAGGTTTAACACGTGGCATTATCGGGCTGGTCAATAAAGGGCAGCCCCGTAGGCCTGACGATTGGGGCGCATTGCGTGCTTGGTCGTGGGGAGCGGCACGTGCCTTGGATTACCTGACGGTTAATGAGCCTATGGTAGATGCGAAGCATGTAGGCATTGAAGGCGTATCACGCTATGGCAAAGCAGCATTAGTAACACTGGCCTTTGAACCTCGCTTTGCTCTAGGGCTTATCGGCTCATCAGGCGAAGGTGGCGCTAAGTTGCACCGGCGTAATTGGGGCGAAGCTGTAGAAAGCCTCACTGGTGGTGAATACTATTGGATGGCAGGGAACTTTATAAAATATGGCGCCTCCGAAGCCAGCTTTGGTTCTAAAACATCTAATGATTTGCCGGTAGATGCACACGAGCTGATCGCCTTATGTGCCCCGCGTTTAACCTTTATCAGTTATGGCATACCCGAACAAGGTGATGCGAAATGGCTCGATCATCAGGGTAGTTATATGGCTGCAGTAGCGGCAGGACCAGTGTTTAAGCTACTAGGCGCAAAAGATTTGGGAGTATCTAATGATTACCATACTGAAAAAATGCCGGGTGTTAACATCGGCTTACTAAATGGCGAATTAGCCTGGCGGCAACATGATGGTGGACACACTGATGCACCAAACGTTAAGTATTTTATCAAATGGGCAGATCAGATGATAGGGGATAATACCACAGCCCGCACAAAGCGATAA
- a CDS encoding sialate O-acetylesterase, producing the protein MKIAKSAAACLLLFSCLKTYSQVRLPQLISDGMVLQRDAKINVWGWASSAEKVTVKFNNKSYKATTHSDGKWMLQLSPTKAGGPYTMQIDASNHITLSNILVGDVWFCSGQSNMVTPMERVKEKYPEEITGAHYPQIRNFFVPTVSDVSKIHADLPPGKWTEANPKDILNFGATSYFMAKQLYLKYHIPIGIINSSVGGTPIQAWMSAEGFTGMPQYMNRLAQFKDTTYMNRVMQQAAMQAVAPRQPVKETDKGLTGAVKWYEISYQPEGWHNFWLPGYWADQGVKGLNGVVWFRKEVEVPASMAGKPAKLFVGRIVDADETYVNGVKVGNITYQYPPRRYDVPAGLLKTGKNLIVVRITNTFGKGGFVPDKRYELTGGNTHIDIRGDWQYKVGQVYAPRRVSMGDRESGYAVSAQNEPAGLYNTMVAPAIQYTIKGFVWYQGETNTGNAKEYANLLPALIADWRSKWQQGSLPFLLVQLPNFMEVQYSPSESQWAELREAQLKALSVPNTAMAVAIDAGEWNDIHPLDKKDVGNRLALAAEHIAYHDSKVVGSGPIYQSAKVEGNKIIISFNSIGGGLMVKGGGALQQFAIAGTDKHFVWADAKIEGDKVIVSSPEVTNPMYVRYAWADNPEGANLYNKEGLPASPFRTDNP; encoded by the coding sequence ATGAAAATTGCTAAATCTGCAGCGGCTTGCTTGCTTTTATTTTCATGTTTAAAAACCTATAGCCAGGTACGCCTGCCACAACTCATTAGTGATGGCATGGTATTACAACGTGATGCCAAAATTAACGTTTGGGGATGGGCTTCTTCTGCCGAAAAGGTTACAGTCAAGTTTAATAACAAAAGCTATAAAGCTACTACTCATAGTGATGGCAAATGGATGTTGCAATTATCTCCAACCAAAGCTGGCGGACCTTACACGATGCAAATTGATGCCAGCAATCATATTACCTTGAGCAATATTTTAGTAGGCGATGTATGGTTCTGCTCTGGCCAATCCAATATGGTTACGCCCATGGAACGTGTGAAGGAAAAGTACCCGGAAGAAATTACCGGAGCTCACTATCCGCAAATCCGCAATTTTTTTGTGCCTACCGTATCAGATGTTAGTAAGATACATGCAGACTTGCCACCGGGAAAATGGACAGAAGCCAACCCTAAAGACATTCTGAACTTTGGTGCAACATCTTACTTTATGGCTAAGCAGCTTTACTTAAAATATCATATCCCGATAGGTATAATTAATTCTAGCGTAGGCGGTACACCTATACAGGCCTGGATGAGTGCAGAAGGCTTTACAGGTATGCCGCAGTACATGAATCGGCTTGCGCAGTTTAAAGATACCACTTACATGAACCGTGTTATGCAGCAAGCAGCTATGCAAGCTGTAGCACCGCGCCAGCCCGTTAAAGAAACGGATAAAGGCTTAACTGGCGCAGTTAAATGGTATGAAATCAGCTACCAGCCTGAAGGCTGGCATAATTTCTGGCTGCCCGGTTATTGGGCCGATCAGGGCGTAAAAGGCTTAAATGGCGTAGTCTGGTTTCGTAAAGAGGTAGAAGTACCGGCATCTATGGCGGGTAAACCAGCTAAGCTATTTGTAGGCCGTATTGTAGATGCAGATGAAACTTACGTGAATGGTGTGAAGGTAGGTAACATTACCTACCAGTACCCGCCAAGGCGTTATGATGTACCCGCAGGTTTACTTAAGACAGGCAAAAATTTGATTGTTGTACGTATCACCAATACATTCGGTAAAGGAGGCTTTGTGCCTGATAAACGTTATGAGCTTACCGGCGGAAATACCCACATTGATATACGTGGCGACTGGCAGTACAAGGTAGGACAGGTATATGCACCTCGTCGCGTGAGTATGGGCGACCGGGAAAGCGGTTATGCGGTATCCGCCCAAAATGAACCGGCCGGATTGTATAACACGATGGTTGCACCAGCTATCCAATATACTATTAAAGGTTTTGTGTGGTACCAAGGTGAAACTAATACCGGTAATGCAAAAGAATACGCAAACCTCTTACCAGCACTCATTGCCGACTGGCGCAGCAAATGGCAGCAAGGCAGTTTACCTTTCCTCTTGGTACAATTACCTAATTTTATGGAAGTACAGTACTCCCCTTCCGAAAGCCAATGGGCCGAACTTCGTGAAGCTCAACTTAAAGCCTTATCTGTACCCAATACAGCTATGGCGGTTGCTATTGATGCCGGCGAATGGAACGATATACACCCGCTTGACAAAAAAGATGTAGGCAACCGATTGGCCTTAGCTGCTGAGCATATAGCTTATCATGACAGCAAAGTGGTAGGTTCCGGACCTATTTACCAGTCAGCAAAAGTGGAAGGCAATAAAATCATCATCAGCTTCAACAGCATTGGTGGAGGGCTCATGGTAAAAGGTGGCGGCGCTCTGCAGCAATTTGCCATTGCAGGCACCGATAAACACTTTGTGTGGGCCGATGCTAAAATTGAAGGTGATAAGGTCATAGTATCCAGCCCGGAAGTCACTAATCCCATGTATGTACGTTATGCCTGGGCTGACAATCCGGAAGGTGCTAACCTGTACAATAAAGAAGGCTTACCAGCTTCTCCATTCCGAACGGACAATCCTTAA
- a CDS encoding SGNH/GDSL hydrolase family protein, giving the protein MMNYCRQWCLFFVVALSVGFTSCKKEEDAASPLQTPTSTVTGILYQTKVVSQDTTWMPIDTERKMIVVLGSSTAAGYGASQIDSSWVNRLKARLRNEQKPVHVINLGVPGYSTYQLLPKGSIVPNERPKVDSCKNITAAFRFHPSLVIINLPSNDIGNNYSDGEILNNYAQITHKLDSAKVPYIITGSQPRNFATVAQRQRLKTLNDELLAAYPGHIDSYLAQLSTSTWSIQSTYMAGDGIHLNDKGHYVIFQSIFNFPIFKSIIGYN; this is encoded by the coding sequence ATGATGAACTATTGCAGGCAATGGTGTTTATTTTTTGTTGTTGCCTTATCTGTTGGTTTCACCTCTTGTAAAAAGGAAGAAGACGCTGCTAGTCCGCTTCAAACCCCTACCAGCACAGTTACCGGAATTTTGTATCAAACCAAGGTTGTAAGTCAGGATACCACATGGATGCCTATTGATACAGAACGAAAAATGATTGTTGTTTTAGGATCCTCAACAGCAGCGGGCTATGGGGCAAGCCAGATAGACTCCAGTTGGGTAAACCGCTTGAAAGCTCGGCTAAGAAACGAGCAGAAACCTGTGCACGTGATTAACTTAGGGGTTCCGGGTTATAGTACCTATCAACTTCTGCCTAAAGGTTCAATTGTACCTAACGAACGTCCGAAAGTTGATTCCTGCAAAAATATTACAGCAGCTTTCAGATTCCATCCTTCGCTGGTTATTATCAACCTACCTAGTAATGATATTGGTAACAATTATAGTGATGGTGAAATATTAAACAACTATGCTCAAATCACCCATAAATTAGATTCGGCCAAAGTACCTTACATTATTACCGGAAGCCAGCCACGTAATTTTGCGACTGTAGCACAGCGGCAACGCCTGAAAACTTTAAATGACGAACTACTGGCAGCTTACCCTGGCCATATAGATAGTTATTTAGCGCAACTCAGTACATCAACATGGTCTATCCAAAGTACCTATATGGCTGGTGATGGAATCCATCTGAACGATAAAGGCCACTATGTAATCTTTCAATCGATATTTAACTTCCCGATATTTAAAAGTATTATAGGCTATAATTAA
- a CDS encoding APC family permease, with product MNLPDNSAAPRKKIRSLQLIAIIFFTVSGGPYGLEPLLAYAGQHYAMLLLLLTPMLWDVPAILTVLELNSMMPVTGGYYQWVKYALGRRWGFYEGWWTWLYTFVDLAIYPVLFVEYASFFFPALLAYKMPICLLIIWGSAGLNILGIVQVSKASLLLSILVLAPFVILIIIAIGHQGTHTVTVTPDAHSMGFSSLGMALYTVMWNCLGWDNVTTYAQEVEKPVRAYLVAVIAAFLLVLVVYALAIAVAQYSGISATVLNEEGFPVLGLKTAGYWLGALLAAGGMASALGIYSAVLLSVSRIPQVMAEDGLLPTKLNRLHARFKTPYVSIIICSVVVSLMVLWSFSELLIIDVTVYGAGLSLEYLTLIKLRRQEPLTNRPFKIPLSTTGLYWLLLLPFSVYVVALAGAFLSEGQGIKPALFAIAALLTAEVGWQVIKQSKRSILPINN from the coding sequence ATGAACCTTCCTGATAACTCTGCTGCACCCCGAAAAAAGATACGTTCCCTACAGCTTATTGCTATTATTTTCTTTACCGTATCAGGCGGGCCCTATGGCTTGGAACCCTTGCTGGCTTATGCAGGTCAGCATTATGCTATGCTGCTGTTGCTGCTTACTCCTATGCTTTGGGATGTGCCCGCTATATTAACTGTATTAGAACTGAATAGCATGATGCCTGTTACTGGAGGCTATTACCAATGGGTAAAGTATGCTTTAGGCCGGCGGTGGGGCTTTTATGAAGGTTGGTGGACCTGGCTCTATACGTTTGTTGATTTAGCTATATATCCAGTGTTATTTGTAGAATATGCTTCTTTTTTCTTTCCGGCATTACTTGCTTACAAAATGCCTATCTGCTTACTCATCATCTGGGGATCGGCCGGGTTGAACATCTTGGGTATTGTACAGGTTAGTAAAGCTTCTCTGTTGTTGAGCATCCTGGTGTTAGCGCCTTTTGTAATTTTAATTATAATAGCTATTGGGCATCAAGGTACTCATACTGTAACAGTAACGCCTGATGCACATTCTATGGGTTTTTCTTCACTGGGTATGGCTTTATATACCGTAATGTGGAACTGCTTGGGTTGGGATAATGTGACTACTTATGCGCAGGAGGTTGAAAAACCTGTGCGCGCCTATTTGGTGGCGGTAATCGCTGCTTTTTTATTAGTATTGGTGGTGTATGCATTGGCTATAGCGGTAGCACAGTATTCCGGCATTAGCGCCACGGTTTTAAATGAAGAAGGTTTTCCGGTATTAGGTTTAAAAACAGCAGGCTATTGGCTAGGAGCGTTGCTGGCAGCAGGCGGAATGGCTAGTGCCTTGGGTATTTACTCGGCTGTACTATTATCCGTATCCCGCATACCACAAGTAATGGCGGAGGATGGATTGTTGCCTACTAAACTTAATCGTTTGCATGCGCGTTTTAAAACGCCATACGTTTCTATTATCATTTGCTCAGTGGTAGTAAGTCTGATGGTATTATGGAGTTTTTCAGAACTGCTGATTATTGATGTTACAGTATATGGTGCTGGTTTGTCGTTAGAGTATCTTACATTAATCAAGCTGCGCCGGCAAGAGCCATTAACTAACCGGCCATTTAAAATTCCGCTGAGCACAACAGGGTTGTATTGGTTACTCTTGTTACCATTCAGTGTGTATGTGGTAGCTCTTGCGGGCGCTTTCTTGTCAGAAGGGCAGGGTATTAAACCAGCTTTGTTCGCTATTGCCGCTTTACTAACGGCCGAGGTAGGTTGGCAGGTAATTAAGCAAAGCAAGCGTAGTATTTTACCGATAAATAATTAA
- a CDS encoding YciE/YciF ferroxidase family protein: MATSKAKKETEHTQEAEESALKELFVDELKDIYWAEQHLAKALKKMAKSATSDELRQALEQHETETEGQIERLKQVFEIIEEKATAKKCQAMEGLIKESEEIIEDTEEGTLTRDAGIISAAQKSEHYEIASYGTLRTLANTLGYADAAKLLDETLAEEKKTDELLTQIAESTINPSAKSEKE, translated from the coding sequence ATGGCAACCTCAAAAGCAAAAAAAGAGACAGAACATACCCAAGAAGCAGAAGAATCAGCATTGAAAGAATTATTTGTTGATGAACTGAAAGATATCTATTGGGCTGAACAGCATTTAGCAAAAGCACTGAAAAAAATGGCTAAATCAGCTACATCTGATGAGCTGCGCCAGGCTTTGGAACAACATGAAACAGAAACCGAAGGTCAAATTGAACGTTTGAAACAGGTTTTTGAAATTATTGAAGAAAAAGCCACTGCTAAAAAGTGCCAGGCTATGGAAGGCTTAATCAAAGAATCGGAAGAAATCATTGAAGATACTGAAGAAGGTACCTTAACCCGTGATGCCGGTATTATTTCAGCTGCGCAAAAATCAGAGCATTATGAAATTGCTTCATATGGCACTTTGCGTACATTAGCTAATACATTAGGCTATGCTGACGCAGCCAAATTGCTGGACGAAACTTTGGCTGAAGAAAAGAAAACTGATGAACTGCTTACTCAAATTGCTGAAAGTACAATTAATCCTTCAGCTAAAAGCGAAAAAGAGTAA